From the Flavobacterium gyeonganense genome, the window CAGTTTGTGCAGCACCGTTAATACTATAATTAATCGTTGAAGTAGCATTTGGCAATAATCCGGTTAGATTAATTGTAGCCCCAAATCCTACACAGGTTGCTATTGGTTGTGAAGCTCCTGTTAATGTTGGTGTGGCATTAACAGCCAGAGTTACATTTCTGGCAAAGCTGGATGTACAATTTGGTGTCGCGCTTGTATTAGTAATAGCTGTTATTTGCAATATTTGACCATTATTACCAATCGTTAATACAGGTGTTGTAAAACTTCCTGTTCCGGAAGCATCAGAAGTAACACCTGTAATTGGTGTTTGCGCAACACCATTAATAGTATAATTTATTGTCGAAGTAGTACTTGGTAATAAACCTGTTAGATTAATAGTAGCTGCTGAACCAGCACAAACGGCAGGCTGTGCCGCAGGTTGCGTCGCATTTGTTAATGTCGGATTGGGATTAATTGAAACACTTCCGTTCATTGGTGTAGTACAACCTGTAGTTCCTGCTCTGGCTACTGCTGTATAAATACCTGTAACAGTTTGGATTCCAAATGAAATAGGCGAACCTGTTCCAGCAAGAGCACTCCCAACAGCTATTGAGCCGTTACGGTACAGTTGGTAATTAACACCAATCTGAGAATTACTAACACCAATAGTAGTACTATTTCCTTCACAAATACTTGTTCCAGTCATGTTATAAGCTACAGGATTAGAAGTATAGAGCATGATATCATCCAAAAACCAGTCATCTCCTCCCCAGGCAAGACAAGATCCGATGGCTGTGCTTGAAGTTGTAGCAACAAACTCTAAATCCGCGGTAGTTGCGGTTGCTGGATTCCATGGAATGGTAAGTGTTATTGTACCTTGTGTTATAGTTATGCCTGAAGTTGCACCCCCAACTGTTAAAGGGAACCCTGATTGTGTATAAGTGGCCCCATTAGAAGTAGTAATATTGGCTGTTGTTATTTGAGTATTTGGACTTCCTACCGAACCAGCAGCATTATTAATCGTCATGTAAGTTACACCTCCTAATTTTATTACTAATGTAGCAGTTGTTGGACAGGTTGACAAACGATTGGCATTTTGTCCCTTGATTTTGAAGGAAAGAGTTAACGAATTATTAACAAGACCTGTTACGCTTTGCTTTAATGACTGATCAACCGCACCATCTTTTTCAATATAAATTTCATTTGGAGCCCAGGTTGCTTCATAATACCAGCCTGTACCAGAGCCTCCTAGTGTCCATCCATTGGCATTTCCTGTAAAAGTTGAATTAGTAACCACATTACAAGTCTGTCCATAGCCCATCTGAAACATCAAAAAAGCAAAAAAACCAATTTAACATTATTGTTAAACAAGTTAAATGATAAAAATTCTGGAATATTGTGATTTTGTTTTGAAAAAAATAAACCAATAAGAATTTGTAGTTTTTTAATCATGTTTGGGGCGGATTAAATTTAAAAAAAGTAAACTTATTTCTATTAAAATTGCTTTTTTGACAAATTTTATCAAATAACAACTAATAATACCCTAAACTTAATTAGTATTAAACCTGTAAACAGATTGATGTTCTGATAATCAAAACATAAGAATTAAAAACAAAATACTAAATTATTTGGGGCTAATTTATAGAACAAAAATAACAGTTCTGAATGGTTTTTTTATCAAATTTTAAACTATTCGATAAAAAGCAAAAAAAAGCGATAAAAAGAACCCTTTATTAGATAAAAAAAATATTTACATGTAAAATCTTACTATTTTTAAAATTTATTTGATATTAATTTATTTTCTTATCAGACTTAAAAACCTTTTTAAGATAAATTATGTTCATAAAAAAATCCGACAGGATTACTATCGGATTTTTTTTATGAAAAAACAATTATTCTTATTACCTGAATATGATTTTTCTTGTTTGTTCGTTATCGTCTTCCAAAAACACTTTCACAAGCAAAACCTGTTGTGCTGCATTTAACTGTGTGATTGAAAATTGATTGCTATTTATCTTATCTTTTTTATAAATCAATTTCCCGGAAATATCATATAAAAAGACTTTACTGATATTATCATCATTTAAAGATGTAATGTTAATGACTTTACGATTCACTGTAACAATCAAATTATTTTTATTATTGTCTAAATCACCTGAACCTAAATTTGAATCGCTGTATCTCAGGACAAAACGATCATCAAAAGTTCCGGCTGCAGTAGTAAACATATAATTTGATGATTGCAGATTATGTACAGTCTGGGTCAGTCTGTCCTCAAGATATATAGGCTGAGTGGATAAATTTCCGTCTGTCTGATTTATTCCTATTGTGAAATTACCAGAAATTGTGGTTTTATACCCCAGATGAACACTATCAGTATTTTCAAAAGGTAATGCCCGGCCCTGAATAACAAGCTTTTTATCGTTATTTATACTATAAAAATCTACATATTTATGGCCATCTAGCGTAATTCCGTCAAACTGATCTTCATAATTATTAGTTGCTCCCTGAATGTAGCCTATTAATGTTTGTTTATAGGCCTCTTTATTATTACTTAATTCAAGCCATACACGATGTCTTTCAGAATCTGCGGTTTTTTCCTGTTTAAAAAACTGATTATTGTTCCCTGCTATACGCATGCTGTTTGTAAAAGCAATTGTTCCGGGAGCTTTTGAAACGATAAAAAATGACTGACCTGCAGCAATTTTTCCATTAGGTTTCCTTCCCATATCCGAAGCAGGAATATCACTATGGCCAGGGTCACTTTTTGCTGAAGTACCCACACCTCCTGTTATGTTATAAGAAGCATAATCATCTCCTGTATAGCCATTACCTGATAGTGGCGTATTATGTGTCCAAAAGTAAATAGTTCCGCCTAAAATTGTACTATTAGCTGATAAAAATAAATTTGCATCCACGGCTGATGGATAAGGATTCCCTATCAAAAAGTAACGGGTTGCTGTAAGAGCAGTTACTTCTTCTGCAAAGATACTTCCATTATTAGGAACCCCAACAAACCTCACTCGCTGAGCATAAGGAAAAACTACATTTTCTCCATTAGCCCAAAGTCCAGCCTTAGGCGTTCTGATTATATATCCTTTTCCTGGTGTCATAGGACTTAACGGAGATTCCTGTTTCCATTTAATAAGAGTGGTGTTATATGATAAATATTTATCATACAATGTATTGGGTGAAAAAACATTAAGTACCTGACCGGCTATTGGAGAAGACCAATATGTAAAATCAAAATTTTCCATCGGTTCAGAGATTCTTTTGTATATAATATCACCTGTATTACTGATATCATTAGTCTGCACAAGACTTGCATTGTTTTCAAAAGTTAGCGTTCCTCCGGTTGTAACTGCATTGGTTATAGTAAAAGTATGACCGGAATTTACTACAACTGAAACACCTGAATTTACGGTACACGTACACCCACTTAAATCTTCTGTTGAAGTATAATTACCCGCAAAGACAATATTATTATTAATTGTTGGCGGGGTTGACCAGCCAGAACCATTCCAGATTGACGTTGGAACCACTAAAGAACTCAGTACAATATTAGCTGAATTAGGAGAATAACACGTATTTGTCTTAACGGCAGCAGTAAAGGAACTTCCTGGAGCAAGGTCAGATATAGTAACGCTTGTCCCACTTCCTGAAAAAGTCTGGCCTGTTGAAAATTGTAATGTCCATTCACCGGCCGGAAGACCATTCAATACAACTTTAGCGGTTGGATTAGCACATGTGGCCTGAGTTATTGTACCTACAGTAGGAGCTGTAGGACCTGTACTAACTAATATTGAAATAGTATTAGACGAAGCTGTCATCATGCCACAGGAAGCATTTCCTGAACGCACTCTGTAATAATAGGTAGTATTAGAACTCAGCCCTGTAACGTCAACACTCGTTACATTTCCCATATTTGAACCATTATAACCCGTAACAAAACTGCCAAAAGCAGGATCTGTAGAAACGTCTAAATAATAGGCATTAGCGCTGTCAACTGCATTCCAATTGGCTCTAAAACTGGTACAGGATAATATAGCAGCAGCAGTTGCAACCGGAGTTTTAACCTGCAGTGTCTGATACTGAATTACATTAGAATTAGCACTTACACCACAACTTGTATTTCTTCGGACCCTGTAATATATAATTCCCGGAGGAACATTGTTTACAGCATAAGTTGTAAACGTTCCAACATTTAAGCCATTATAGCCTGTAACAAAATTAGTAAAAGCAGCATCAGTAGCCACATCCAGTACATAACTTGTGGTTCCCCCAACTGCATTCCAATTTGCAGTTATAATAGATGTACAATTGGCTCCTGTTCCTGCAGTTGCGACAACTTCTGCAGCTGAACCAACTGTAAAAACTTTAGCATTTGGACTGCTTACACCTGTAAGTGCTACTGTAACCCTGTAATCCCCCGGAGTCAAACCCGTTAGGTTTTTTGTAGTGGCAATAACTGTATTATTACCGACCCTCTGCCAAGCATAGGTATATGGATCGACCCATTCGGGAGAATTCTGAAATGTACCATTGAATCCCGCAGGTGTAGAGGTTAAAGTCGTTCCTGAACCATCATAAAAATTATATCCGGCAATTATACCCGGCTCAAAACCGGAATATACTGTAGGACCAAATGCAAGACTCTCGATTCTTGATGCAGAAAGAGCAGTACTGTAAAATGCTGCTTTTAAAATACTTCCCGTAAAAGTTTCTCCATTTGTATTAGAAAAAACCCGGCTTCCTATTTTAGTAGTAAAAGTCGATGCCCCATAATTGGAAGTGTTCACTACACCCCCTGTTACCGGAACGCTAATACCATCAATATAAATCCTTATCCGGGCACCATCACCTGTAACTGCGATGTGGTGCCATGCTTCGTTTCCTAATGTAGCGGGAGTAAAGGAAGCAGTAACAGGTCCGGTTACAGAAGTCCATAATTCAAAAGTTGATGAAGAAGAAAAACCAAATTCTATTGCATCATTCTGACCAAACAAACTCATTCTGCCTGTTATATCAGATGCCTTAAACTTTATCCACCCACCCATAGTAAAAGCTGCTCTATTAGACAGTATCTGACTTCCCAAGTCTATGTAATCATTATCTGCCGCCACAAATCTGACACTGTTGTTCATATTAGTTATGGTGATACTACCATCACTTCCACTGGCACAAGAAGCAACTCCTACAGTTCCTACAGGCTGTGGTAACAAAGGAAAAATTGTCATCTCTGTAGTGGCAGTTACGCAGCCTCCAACATTGTAGGATATGGTATAAGTTCCTCCTAAGCTTGCTGTTAAATTTACCTCACCTGTTGATGTACTTACAAAAGACAAGCCAGACGGAGTTGCGGAATAAGTACCTCCTGTATCTCCGGATTGAGTAACTGCTACCGTACCTGTTGCTATAAAAGCATTTCCGGGATAGGAAATTGTTGGAGGAGGTGTAAATCGATACACCTGTCCTGTAGCTGGTTTTGCATTAAGCGTAAATATAAAAGAACTTGAAGTTGTGGTTGGACTTGCGGTCACATTATTCAAAAGCAAATATTTTCCATTGGCATCATATATACCTATAGTAGCACTTGGATTTCTCAATGCTCCCGCACCCTGCTTATAAATGTATTCTATAACGTTACTTTTTTCATACAGCCATACCTGAAATGAAATGGCATCAGTTGCTCCTGCATAATCCCACTTTTGCTTCGAAAATTCAAGTTTAAAAATTCTGTTAGGTGCTGTACCCGAAACTTGGTATTTTGGAATTACGGTAAGTTCAATATCATCCCACAATGGAAATAATGCCGGTTTTATAATATTAGCATTCGCAATATTATTGGTATAATTTTGTGATGCTGTTGGAGTAGGTGATGCAAATGTAATCCAGCCATTACTGGAAACCCTTATATTAGAATAAAAAGCTCCTGCAAAATTGAACGTAAAAGGTAAAGCAACCGAACTCGAAAGTACGTCATCTGAACTTGCAGCCAGAGCCGGTACATCTGTAGCCGACAATAAATTATCATAGGTCCTTGAACTTGCAGAAAAACAGTAATTGTTAGCCTCTAAACCTGCGGTAACTGGTGGAGTAAATCTATAAATTTGACCTGTTGCAGGTTTTGTACTAATGTTTGTTGTAAAAACATCCGGTTGGGCAACAGGTGCCCCGCTGGAATTATTTAATGTCAAATATCTGCTGGAACCATCATATATTCCTATTGAAGCTCCGCCGGAAGACGCAGTATTTGCTGCTACAGCTCCCTGATTGTACAAAAATTCAACTACATTTGTTGTCTCAAATAACCACAACTGAAATGAAATCACATCTCCGGCAACTCCATTACTCCAGCTTTGCTGACTCCACTCTACCTTAAACCTTCTGTGAGGAGCAATTCCGGTTGTTACATAACGCGGTGCAACATTACATTTTAAATTATCCCATAATGGAAATAAAATTGGCTTTCTTATTTCTGCATTTGCCTGGGTATTATCATTGGATTCAGCCGGTGTTCCTGAACCTAAATATATCCACCCATTAGGAGAAACCCTTATAGAAGTATAAGCTGTTCCTGCAAAAGTAAATGTAAAAGGAAGTGTTATCGCGTTAGAAATTCCTTCATCTGCTGTGGCTGGAATTGAAGTATCGTTTACTCCGGCAACACCTGTAAGCGAAATATAATTTCCCTGGATTGACGTAAAAGTATAATTACTTGCCGATTGCCCATATGAGTATATAAAAATTAAAAAGAGACCTAAAGCAATGTATATGTTTTTCATTTTAATTTATATTTAAGTTAATTAGGTTAAGTCGTTTCCTACTCAATAAACTATCATAAAAATGCATTTATGACTTAAAAATCTTAATTTAGCATTACTAAAACACAACCTAAAGTACTGCTAATCAATACTAAAATTTAACTTGAATAAATTAAAGATTACCTCAAAAAATATTTTAGAATATTATATACTTGGCAAATCGATCTATTTAAATTTGATTTTAAATAAATGTGAATAATTTATAAACTGGATTTTACATAAAATCCGACAAAACAATTTGTCGGATTTTTTAAAGAGTAGTACTATATCATTTAAATAATGCTTTTTTTGTAATAGATTTTCCGTTTTCTAACACCACTTTTACTAATAAAATTTGTTGCGCAGAAGGTAAATCCTGAATTATTGACTGTTTATCCCGGATATTTTCCTGATTTAATAATTGCTGACCTGAAATATTATAAACAGAAATTTTATCTATATTTTCAAAAGTTGAGTTTACAGAAATTATTTGATTCTTAATGCCAATTGATACAACATCATTTACAGCTTCGAAATCATCTGTATTTAGGGTTTTATTAGTATATCTTAAAACAAACCTATTGTTAAACACCCCTGTAGCAGTAGTAAAAGTATAGGCATGTTGTCTTAAATCATTAATAGTATTTGTTAATTTATCTTCTAAATAAACAGCTTGATTTGTAAGCATTCCATCAACCTGATCTATTGAAATAGTAAATTCGCCTGCTATAATCGTACGATATCCTAAAGGCACAGTATCAGAATCATTAAAAGGCAAAGCACGTCCCTGAATCACGAGATTACGATTCGAATTGATGCTGTAAAAATCTATGTACAAATTTTTATCCAAAGTTATGCCGTCAAAATCACTGTCATATCCATTCGTCGCCCCTTCAATGTAACCAACTAATAATTGTTTAAAAGCTCCTCCGGTGTTTGTCATGTTTAGCCAAATACGGTGTTTTTCCAGCACACTGGGTTTTGATGTTTTCGATGGCTTTAAAAGTTGAATGTTTGTTTCCGAGATTGCACCATTCAATGCATTTGTTGTTGATTGTCCAAACGAGCATACACTCACTAGTATACCTACCGTAATAAAAATCCTTTTCATCTCAATTAAATTTTTTAAATGAATAATTCAGTTTTAACAAAAAAAAGGTTCAAAATGTCCTTTTTTCGCATTATCAAAGAGCTCAATTAAGATAACAATTTTTCATTCAATAATCGTTAAAGTGCAAAAAAAATCGATTAAATACATTTTACAAATTTATTTAACAAATTACAGTTAAATAGTTAATTGAAAATCAACATTATAAAAATTACAATTGAAAGTATAAAAGTTGAGAAAATGATTAACTTTAAAAAACAAACTAAAATCACTTATAAGCTTTTGTCAGTTTTTTTTCTTTTGTAAAACGTAAATAAACTTTTCTACTGTTTTTTGAATAATAAATAAAAGAATTCGTCACTATCATTAGGGTTTAGTTATTCCGAAAAAGTTATAATTTTTTTGGTTATTATATGGTTGTCTGCTAAAACGATTTTAAGTAATAAAATTTCATTTTTGAATTTGAGAGTACTGATTGCTACTTCGGATGCTAAAATTTCAAAATCACTATAAACTAATTTTCCTGTAATATCATAAACAAAAACCTTATTAATAGTTTTCTCTGTAGAATTAATTCTTAAGGTCTTCTTATCCAACCAGGCCAAAACATTATTTTCGTGTTCAAATTCGTCAGTGGATAATGTTGCATTAGCATACCTTAATACAAATCTATTGTTAAAAACACCTACACTGCTGTTAAAAACATAATCATTTTGAGTTAGATCAGTAATGGTATGAGTTAACTTATCTTCTAAATAAACAGGGTGACTACTAAGCATTCCATCAGCATTATTTACTGAAATTTTGAACTTTCCTGATATAACTGTACGATATCCTAAATTCACTATATCAGTATTATTAAAAGGGAGCGCTCGCCCCTGAATAGTAAGTTTACTGTTCTCGTTAATGCTATAAAAATCGATATATGCATTGCCATCAAAGGTGATTCCGTCAAAATCGTTGTCGTATCCATTACTTGCGCCTTCAATATATCCAATTAATAATTGTTTAAAAGCACCACCTTCATTAGTCATATTAAGCCATAAACGATGCTTTTCCAATGAACTTGATTTAGATGTTTTCGGAGGTTTAAAAAACTGATTATTATTTCCCTGAATCCTCATACCATTATTAAACATAACTGTTCCGTTTGCAGTAGCCAAAGCAAAGAAAGACTGCCCTGCAGCAATTTTTCCGGATGGCAAGGCCCCACCAGATGGTGCAGGCGCAGTCAAAGTTCCTCCAACACCATTATAAGTCGCATAATCACTTGAAGAATAAGCTTGTTGTGGACCTATCATTTTTAAAGGAGTATTATGAGTCCAGAAATAAACAGTCCCGCCTAAAATTGCACTGTTATTAGGATTGTCAAACAAAAAAGCATCAGCACTTATCGCGGAAGGATACGGATTGCCTATTAAATAAAATTTTCCGGCGTTGACTGATTGCCCGGTAATATTTCCGTTATTTGGAGTCCCGATAAACGCAACAGCCTGCGAATACGGAAAAGTAACAACTTCTCCATTTGGCCAGCTTCCTGCTTTTGGGGTTCTGATGATATAGCCAATTCCTTTAGCCATAACCGACGCACCATATTGTTCCTGATGCCATCCAGTTCCAGT encodes:
- a CDS encoding LamG-like jellyroll fold domain-containing protein, giving the protein MKNIYIALGLFLIFIYSYGQSASNYTFTSIQGNYISLTGVAGVNDTSIPATADEGISNAITLPFTFTFAGTAYTSIRVSPNGWIYLGSGTPAESNDNTQANAEIRKPILFPLWDNLKCNVAPRYVTTGIAPHRRFKVEWSQQSWSNGVAGDVISFQLWLFETTNVVEFLYNQGAVAANTASSGGASIGIYDGSSRYLTLNNSSGAPVAQPDVFTTNISTKPATGQIYRFTPPVTAGLEANNYCFSASSRTYDNLLSATDVPALAASSDDVLSSSVALPFTFNFAGAFYSNIRVSSNGWITFASPTPTASQNYTNNIANANIIKPALFPLWDDIELTVIPKYQVSGTAPNRIFKLEFSKQKWDYAGATDAISFQVWLYEKSNVIEYIYKQGAGALRNPSATIGIYDANGKYLLLNNVTASPTTTSSSFIFTLNAKPATGQVYRFTPPPTISYPGNAFIATGTVAVTQSGDTGGTYSATPSGLSFVSTSTGEVNLTASLGGTYTISYNVGGCVTATTEMTIFPLLPQPVGTVGVASCASGSDGSITITNMNNSVRFVAADNDYIDLGSQILSNRAAFTMGGWIKFKASDITGRMSLFGQNDAIEFGFSSSSTFELWTSVTGPVTASFTPATLGNEAWHHIAVTGDGARIRIYIDGISVPVTGGVVNTSNYGASTFTTKIGSRVFSNTNGETFTGSILKAAFYSTALSASRIESLAFGPTVYSGFEPGIIAGYNFYDGSGTTLTSTPAGFNGTFQNSPEWVDPYTYAWQRVGNNTVIATTKNLTGLTPGDYRVTVALTGVSSPNAKVFTVGSAAEVVATAGTGANCTSIITANWNAVGGTTSYVLDVATDAAFTNFVTGYNGLNVGTFTTYAVNNVPPGIIYYRVRRNTSCGVSANSNVIQYQTLQVKTPVATAAAILSCTSFRANWNAVDSANAYYLDVSTDPAFGSFVTGYNGSNMGNVTSVDVTGLSSNTTYYYRVRSGNASCGMMTASSNTISILVSTGPTAPTVGTITQATCANPTAKVVLNGLPAGEWTLQFSTGQTFSGSGTSVTISDLAPGSSFTAAVKTNTCYSPNSANIVLSSLVVPTSIWNGSGWSTPPTINNNIVFAGNYTSTEDLSGCTCTVNSGVSVVVNSGHTFTITNAVTTGGTLTFENNASLVQTNDISNTGDIIYKRISEPMENFDFTYWSSPIAGQVLNVFSPNTLYDKYLSYNTTLIKWKQESPLSPMTPGKGYIIRTPKAGLWANGENVVFPYAQRVRFVGVPNNGSIFAEEVTALTATRYFLIGNPYPSAVDANLFLSANSTILGGTIYFWTHNTPLSGNGYTGDDYASYNITGGVGTSAKSDPGHSDIPASDMGRKPNGKIAAGQSFFIVSKAPGTIAFTNSMRIAGNNNQFFKQEKTADSERHRVWLELSNNKEAYKQTLIGYIQGATNNYEDQFDGITLDGHKYVDFYSINNDKKLVIQGRALPFENTDSVHLGYKTTISGNFTIGINQTDGNLSTQPIYLEDRLTQTVHNLQSSNYMFTTAAGTFDDRFVLRYSDSNLGSGDLDNNKNNLIVTVNRKVINITSLNDDNISKVFLYDISGKLIYKKDKINSNQFSITQLNAAQQVLLVKVFLEDDNEQTRKIIFR
- a CDS encoding T9SS sorting signal type C domain-containing protein translates to MKRIFITVGILVSVCSFGQSTTNALNGAISETNIQLLKPSKTSKPSVLEKHRIWLNMTNTGGAFKQLLVGYIEGATNGYDSDFDGITLDKNLYIDFYSINSNRNLVIQGRALPFNDSDTVPLGYRTIIAGEFTISIDQVDGMLTNQAVYLEDKLTNTINDLRQHAYTFTTATGVFNNRFVLRYTNKTLNTDDFEAVNDVVSIGIKNQIISVNSTFENIDKISVYNISGQQLLNQENIRDKQSIIQDLPSAQQILLVKVVLENGKSITKKALFK